The genomic stretch CCGCGTCGCGGCGCACGTCGTCCAGCGAGGCGTCCTCGTCCGCGAACTCCGTGGCGGTCTCCAGCGCGGCCTCCAGCACCCCCGCGTAGATCGGCCAGCGGCCGGCGGGGGCCTCGTCGTGGACCTCCTCGGAGTCCGCCATCGGCTCGCCGTCCAGCACGCGCAGCGCCGAATCCGCCGCCGCCCGCTCGGCGTCCTTGCGGCTGCGGCCCGATCCGCCCTCGCCCAGCGGCTCGCCGCCGATCCGCACCGTCACGTGGAACGTCCGCTGGTGGGGCGGACCGTCGGACGACACCTCGAATTCCGGCGCGCCCAGGCCCAGGCTCAGGGCGCGCGCGATCAGGTCACCTTTCGCGTTCATGCACCCCAGCCTACCCGCTACGCTGAGGGTATGCGTCTCCCAACCCTCCTGCTGCCCCTGCTGCTCGGCGCGGCCCTCGCCGCCCCGGCCCCCGCGTCCGTCCAGCCGGGGCAGACCTGGACGCTGAGCGCCACCACCTTCGACGGCGAGGTACTGAGTACCACCCTGCGCCTGCCCGCTGCGCCGCCCGCCCCCACCGCGCCCGGCACCTACCGCGCCGACCGCGGCAGCCTGCTGCTGGACGTGCAGGCCGACACGCTGATCGCCCTGGACCTGAAAGACGCCCGCGAGGGCGGGCTGGGCCTCGCCTGCGCGCTGCGCCTGAG from Deinococcus soli (ex Cha et al. 2016) encodes the following:
- a CDS encoding putative dsRNA-binding protein, whose translation is MNAKGDLIARALSLGLGAPEFEVSSDGPPHQRTFHVTVRIGGEPLGEGGSGRSRKDAERAAADSALRVLDGEPMADSEEVHDEAPAGRWPIYAGVLEAALETATEFADEDASLDDVRRDAGRLYRELLLDLGHGPDPL